The genomic stretch GGGCCGGATCTGTAGGATAAGAGGAGGAAGTGATGCAATGCAGGAAGTGATGCAATGCAGTGCTGCTGTGTGATATGAGGCACTTCCTGTGAGCCTGAGGCAGaccacaagcagcagcctgatacAGCATTATGGGTGACGACTGTGGTTTtgcttactttttttttttttttaggcagAGGTTAGTGCAGCGCGGGACTTCAGAGAAAATGAGGTATGAGGTTTCACATGAAAGGCCTTCATGAAAGGCTGAGGCTCTGCCCCACTCAGATTCACCCCTGGGGTCAGAAACTCCTAAGCAGGGATTGATTCAGGACAAAACCTATCAAAGACGACAGAAACCCAGCTAGGTAACTGCCGTTGGACCTCCACGTAACGCTGCCAGTCTGTCCAGTCAGCACCAAGCAGGGCTGTGATGTCATCACAGAGGCCCACTCTGATCCACCGTGCCACAAGGCCAAGGATCAAGGCTTTGAGCCCGGCGTAAAGGTAACACCCTGAGGGGCATGAAACCGCACCTGACAACACGCCTCAGCTAAGACAGGACATGTACATACGGCCCGTGGCacagaggacacacacacacacacacgcaggtgaCCGTACCTGTCCGGCATCCACCATCTCTGCGACCTCGTCCAGAGCCCGACCACTCGGCACAAAGAACCCCCAGCGGTAGTGTGTCCCCCGGCACAGGTGCTGGAAGACAGGAGGCGATGCCGCAGTGTGAGAAGGGACCGGGCTCGAGTTGCTAAGCTCGGTGTTTTACCTGAAGACGAGGGTTAATATTAAGCTTCTCACCGGACACCTCATTCAGACAGACTGCACAGCATTTTGCCAGTTCTGTGGCAGTTCATATTTACGACGGCACCGACCCTGGGCCGCTTGGGCATCTTGGGCCaacaccccctccacccccgccTGGGCTGACCGCAGATTGTCATAGGAAGTAACTCAGTCacaccattttatttatttatttatctttaacATCTCTCTAATCGGACCCTGTACCCAAGGACACTAATGACATCGATTTCACATGACGTCCACCTTCCTACTCGGCTCTAAACCGAACTGAGCCTGTTTACTTAAAGAAAGTCTAACGTATAGGCTGTGTTCCGCACGTATCTGCTGCTATCAGGTCGACATCAGCGTGTCTCCCCAGCCGCCCCCCCGAGCCCCAGTTCCCTGGAACCCGGAACCGTAATGGGAAGGTGCCAGAAACAGACACAGTCATTCAAAGGCACAAAGGACTGCAGTGAAGCTGCTTTGTTTACTCCGAACAAAGGAGCCCACGCTGTCATGGTAATAGGGGCTTTTCAAACCCCCaccaggtacccccccccccccacgtctgGGTGAACAAGGCACAGATGGCAAATACACCCCCCCGTGCTGTGTGATGGGATGAATCGCACCATGTGCATGTCTGTTAACTGGAAACGGCAGTTGCAGTGCGAgccccagcagagggcgccgcaAGTGTAGGAACACCAGGCAGTGACTCATGCCACAGTTACGCCAGTGGGACAGTCCCAGCCTGGGAGGGCAAAGGGAGCTTGGCGAGGCACCCACAGAGGCATCCCAGGACCAAGCTGATGTCAGCACGAATGCCGCCAGCTCCGTGCAGCCgtggcagccctcctgctggcCCAGACCGCACCACCAGGCccagccacactcacacaaagtCCAGTTACCCAcagcctcctcctgcccccccccagccactgtCAGAAGCTCAGGTGCAGGAGCCGCAGGTTACCTTAAACACCTTTGTCGTCATGGTGACACCAGTGCGCATCATTCCATCGGCAATGCCCAGTGCGTCCATGTTCCTAAGAAAGGGCGTCACCATGGTGATGTACTTTGCTCCAGACCAGGACCGCAGCAGGTCCAGGGCCCACTTCTCTGTGTCCCCGCCCACATTGTCCAGGATCAGGTCAAACCTAGGAAACAGAGAAGGTGCCGCTTACGTTCAGCACTGGTGCCCAATCACCGAGAGGAACCGCGGTCACATTGGCCAAACTGCAACCGTCAAATTTAGAAGCATCAGACCAGACTTACTTATCCAGGGCCTTCAACTGGTCTTCGGGAGGTCCGGCCGTGTAGTCCACCACATGGTCAGCGCCCAATCCCCTCACAAGCCCCTCGGCATTCTGGGAGCACACCGCAGTCACATGTGCCCCCCAGGCTTTCACCATCTGCAGCGGAACCAATCAGGAGAGGTTCATGTCTGCATCAAGCACTGGATGACAGCCCCTCTGAATGTGAAAGGATCACATTACACATCAGAGAGAGGACGAATATCACATGGCAGATTCAGGTCACATACCATTCTGTGGTCTCAGCCATAAATACCAGTTTGATCTGAGCAGCCTGAGTCAGCACTGAGACGTGATCTATGGACGTGGCACCAGGCTGAATCGCAAGGTGGCCTTTTCGCTATTAAACCATTTCCCAGAACCAAACTTCGTGTTTTATTTACCTGGAGGGCGAAGGTGCCGACACCACCTGACGCTCCGATGATGAGAATCCTGTTGTGCGGAAGCAGCAGAGGGCATTGAACATTTACTGCTTACAGAAAATCCAGAAATACGATGAATCAGGCAGCTTCCAAGAACTCGGATTGAAAAACAAAGCATGAAAATGTTGCCTTTTGTCtattaaataagaaaaacatacAGGAGGACAAGCTGTCATTCCTCTAATGAAGAGGCAGCTGCCATAGTGGCCTGTGGGTCACCCTTTGTTTATATTCTTTATTAGTGATGGCGCTCTGTGAGGGACACTCCAAGCAAGCGGCTGTCCAGACAAAGTCTTTCTGGGGACTGAGGACAAGCATCCAGGGTGACTCACCGCTTCTTAGAGCAGTTGTCCTTGTTGAGCCCGCCGGTGGTGACCAGGGCGGACCAGGCTGTCGCTGCCACGTAGGGGACCGCAGCAGCCTGCAGGTGATCCATGGTCTTGGGCTTGTGAGACACCTGGATGAGACAGGACAAGAAACAGCCGCTCAGTCACTGGTGAATCACAGAATCAAAGCCCACACGGCCATTTAATTAGGGCCCCCACACAGGATACAGGAGAGTTTGTACATCAATCAAATTGTCAAGTCACTGACTCGTGACTTGACTCAAGTCATAAATTTGATGCCTCGATTCAGCAAAACTGACTTGGACGTGAGGGCAAAAACTTGAGACTTAGACCTAACTTGGACCCTATGACTTGAGAAGACTAGAGGTTAGAGTCCCCCCTCTGGATACCATAATGTTAATTTTATAACTTCTGTGTATATTAATTCTCTGCTGTCTGCATTTTTTATTGGCTGAATCCAAGGTTTCCTGAGATACTTTGTTGGAATGACGCATCACTCTCTGCATATACACAGATGTAAAATCTCTGTGAGGACACCTATGAGTGGAGACTCTTCTCTCTTCTTCTCTTTTCTCTGCCTATAAAGAATGCATCCTATGATGTGCTGTGGTGAGGTTTTTCTGCAGCATAATTTAATCACTAAAGGAAAAGAAATGACATAGGTAGGGACTCAAGTTACATGACTCACAACTTGGATTTGAGTCACAAATCTGATCACTTTACAGCAAAAATGATGGACTTAGACTCGACAGACTTGAGGACAAAGGACTCGAGACTAGGCAAAGACTGCAATGTTTTGACTCGAGACTCACCAAGAATAACTTGTTCCCATCCCTTGTATTTACTAAAACACCCTAATTAGTGAAATACTGCACACCTGCTAAGGGAGGGTCATAATTTTATTTAAGTTTCCAAAAGCAGGGGATTTGACCCACAGTCCTGAGGGCCTCCCTGCACCTCACCTCGTTCCCACTCAGCACCACGAACTCGGCCAGGCTGCCCTGCTTCCAAGGCGGGATGGCCGCCCACACCTGCACGGGGACAGACGCGGCATCTTAATGAAGCTGGGAGCCGATTACAGCGACAAGAAGAGAAAGCGACAGCAGCACGCAGTACAAACACAGATCCACATATAAGCTACAACCCGTCTGGCACTGCATGGCCCCTACTCTGCAGCACTGGCAGACCCAGCACAGCTAGCTGCCCCAGTGAGAAGACGGAATGATACTTCATAAGAGCGGAGGGCACTCgatcctgcccccacccccctccaaagCCAAACAGTCCATGACTCGGTGTCCGTCACTGCTGACATTACCTCATCCCCTGGCTTATAATAAGTCACGTTCAGGCCACACTCCATGATGACACCGGACACATCCCGGCCCAGAATCAGGGGGAACTCGCTGCCTGTCTGCTTGATGTTCAGGGGGTCACGCGTCATGCGGAAGGCGGCCGATCCATACCCACCTGTGAAACAGACACAGAGCTGCTGCCGGTCACCATGCCAATCTAGGCTGCCCAAAACTCTCAAACAGGCTGCACGTCAGCTTGAGAAAATGACAAAGATACCAGCCCTTGCTTGTATCAGGGAGACTAAATTTACAATAGttttctgcgtgtgtgtgtgtctatatatttatatatatatatatatatatatatatatacacacacacacaccaatcgGTCTGCATAGGATGGCAATGAGCAGCAGTATATCACCACGTTAGTATTCCAAGAAATTTTCCAGTTTTCAGAAATAACCACAACATTAGACTGCACTTGTCAAAGTTTGCAAAAATACTGTATATTAGTTAGGTGTGAATATTGCAGTATTCAGCGAACACTGAGCG from Brienomyrus brachyistius isolate T26 chromosome 14, BBRACH_0.4, whole genome shotgun sequence encodes the following:
- the rtn4ip1 gene encoding reticulon-4-interacting protein 1 homolog, mitochondrial, which produces MVQLCSTIASARLLCRCRGKVPRVSVLVGEGRGESLRRLQTSSYRRTVMPAWVIDKYGNNEVLRFTKNANFPVINYPNEVIVKVHAAALNPLDVSMRGGYGSAAFRMTRDPLNIKQTGSEFPLILGRDVSGVIMECGLNVTYYKPGDEVWAAIPPWKQGSLAEFVVLSGNEVSHKPKTMDHLQAAAVPYVAATAWSALVTTGGLNKDNCSKKRILIIGASGGVGTFALQMVKAWGAHVTAVCSQNAEGLVRGLGADHVVDYTAGPPEDQLKALDKFDLILDNVGGDTEKWALDLLRSWSGAKYITMVTPFLRNMDALGIADGMMRTGVTMTTKVFKHLCRGTHYRWGFFVPSGRALDEVAEMVDAGQIRPIVEHQFSFAQVPQAFQQLERGHARGKTVVNVLQGGPQ